Proteins found in one Sporosarcina jeotgali genomic segment:
- a CDS encoding class I SAM-dependent methyltransferase, producing the protein MTAVQLNEQTTKFLVQHKLYENDGIQHIQLQHRISLAEAFHLPKGGRILEIGCGQGDTTMAIAHIIGKEGRVVAIDNASRDYGTPFTLGEATDYILQSSLGKRISFHLETDFNEFEVSTPFDVAVFSHSSWYFKNPHELLSFFTRLRLLTKRICFAEWDLHYTEMEQRSHFCAVSILALYSKFVENESNVQTLFNKTQIQQLLEQAGFHIEKQMTVDATFLPDAKWEIDYANTIHKELEVAAPDLKPFLLSYYELMNEPQDDVLSLNSFVITAT; encoded by the coding sequence ATGACAGCAGTTCAATTAAATGAACAGACGACAAAATTTCTAGTCCAGCACAAACTTTACGAAAACGATGGAATCCAACACATTCAATTGCAGCATCGAATTAGCCTGGCAGAAGCGTTCCACTTGCCCAAAGGCGGCAGAATCTTAGAAATAGGATGCGGGCAAGGAGATACGACCATGGCAATCGCGCACATAATTGGAAAAGAAGGAAGAGTAGTCGCTATCGACAATGCCAGTCGGGATTATGGTACGCCATTCACTCTGGGCGAGGCAACCGATTATATCTTGCAGTCTTCTTTAGGGAAAAGAATTTCCTTTCACTTAGAAACAGATTTCAATGAATTTGAAGTTTCAACACCATTTGACGTTGCTGTGTTCTCGCACTCTTCATGGTATTTTAAAAATCCCCATGAGTTACTAAGTTTTTTCACAAGACTTCGCCTGCTAACAAAACGTATTTGCTTTGCGGAATGGGATCTTCACTATACAGAAATGGAGCAAAGATCACATTTCTGTGCCGTTTCAATACTCGCGCTGTACTCAAAATTTGTAGAAAATGAGAGCAATGTACAGACGTTATTTAACAAAACTCAAATCCAACAGCTTCTTGAACAGGCGGGCTTTCATATTGAAAAACAAATGACAGTGGATGCAACGTTTTTACCGGACGCGAAATGGGAAATTGACTATGCAAATACAATTCATAAGGAACTTGAAGTTGCTGCACCCGATTTAAAACCATTTTTATTAAGCTATTATGAGTTAATGAATGAACCTCAAGACGACGTTCTTTCACTGAACAGTTTTGTGATAACTGCGACATAA
- a CDS encoding STM3941 family protein — MDELVIYPKRGRMLGLGLISLLFSMFGLLFILLLIAGEASVGTGLIGFVALVFFGLCSVYLVKRAIVHQPALIISSEGITDNSSYIGAGLIEWKDLKKVDMIEMSGQLYLALYTYDPNLIVNRSHAAKKAANKVNRFLVDSQINIPVNNLAYPLDQLLSKVIEIGEQEMKKSPKK, encoded by the coding sequence ATGGATGAGCTAGTCATCTATCCGAAAAGAGGAAGAATGTTAGGACTAGGATTAATTAGTCTATTGTTTTCAATGTTTGGATTACTATTCATCTTACTCTTAATTGCCGGAGAGGCTTCAGTAGGTACGGGGCTAATTGGATTTGTCGCGCTCGTGTTTTTCGGTTTGTGTTCTGTTTACCTTGTTAAAAGAGCAATTGTTCATCAACCCGCGCTAATCATTTCGTCTGAAGGCATTACAGATAACTCCAGTTATATTGGTGCCGGACTTATTGAATGGAAAGATCTGAAAAAAGTCGATATGATTGAAATGTCCGGACAGCTTTATTTAGCGCTTTATACATATGATCCTAATCTAATCGTAAATCGGTCACATGCTGCGAAGAAAGCCGCCAATAAAGTAAACCGATTTCTAGTTGATTCACAAATCAATATTCCAGTTAATAACTTGGCGTATCCTCTAGACCAACTGCTGAGTAAAGTCATCGAAATAGGTGAGCAAGAAATGAAAAAATCCCCGAAGAAGTAA
- a CDS encoding STM3941 family protein has protein sequence MEELVVYPKRGRMLGLGILCLVLSGFGLLLTLLLIIGQAPFYIGLIGIFLFIACGLSAFFYIKRVIIHQPALIISDEGITDNSSYIAAGLVAWHEIANVEIIEESGQPFLAIYTFDPDLIINRSDTAKKAANKVNKYLLPSQVNIPVNNLSIPIRDLLNKIVVFWERSAETML, from the coding sequence ATGGAAGAGTTAGTCGTCTACCCGAAAAGAGGAAGAATGCTTGGATTAGGAATCTTATGTTTAGTGCTGTCTGGATTCGGATTGTTATTAACCCTGCTTTTAATAATAGGACAAGCACCCTTCTATATTGGTTTAATCGGAATATTTCTTTTTATTGCATGCGGTTTAAGTGCGTTTTTTTATATTAAAAGAGTAATAATTCATCAACCTGCACTGATTATATCTGATGAAGGCATAACCGACAATTCAAGTTATATTGCCGCAGGTTTAGTTGCATGGCACGAAATTGCAAACGTTGAGATAATTGAAGAGTCTGGACAGCCTTTTTTAGCAATTTATACTTTTGATCCAGATTTGATTATTAATCGATCGGACACTGCGAAAAAGGCGGCAAATAAAGTAAACAAGTACCTGCTTCCTTCTCAAGTGAACATACCGGTTAACAATTTATCTATTCCAATCCGAGACCTTCTTAATAAGATTGTGGTGTTTTGGGAAAGAAGTGCTGAAACGATGTTATAA
- a CDS encoding sodium-dependent transporter codes for MKEREQWTSKIGFILAAAGSAIGLGAIWKFPYMAGMNGGSVFVLLFIVSTLLIGLPILLAEFVIGRRGQADVVTSLEKLSKGKKWNWVGWMGLIASFIILSFYSVVGGWILSYLIRSITGGLSGADFGGLFNDIIADPMEVLIAQAAFLAITVWIVQSGIKGGIERASRWMMPLLFIFFILLAVRSLTLEGAMEGIRFLFVPDWSYLTGKTVLLALGQAFFSLSVGVTAMMTYASYLQKEERLGQSALNVSILNIVISLLAGIVIFPAVFALGQSPTEGPGLIFVVLPAIFNEIPFGGFFLIVFFILMLFATLTSAIAMLEIVVSTGIRQKHNQRKKAAWIFGALIFLVGIPSALSFGILGDIKLFGGTIFDFADLITSRIAMPLGALAVSIFAGYVLSQKDTAEELNMNPTIHRIWKTLVRYIAPAAIVIIFVTWVIGL; via the coding sequence ATGAAAGAACGGGAACAATGGACATCTAAAATTGGTTTTATATTAGCAGCCGCTGGAAGTGCGATTGGTCTGGGTGCTATTTGGAAATTCCCTTATATGGCAGGAATGAACGGCGGCAGCGTCTTTGTTCTTTTGTTTATAGTGAGCACACTGCTAATCGGATTGCCTATTTTGCTGGCTGAATTTGTTATTGGACGACGGGGACAGGCGGATGTCGTCACTTCTCTCGAAAAGCTATCTAAGGGTAAGAAATGGAATTGGGTAGGATGGATGGGTCTTATCGCATCGTTCATTATTTTATCGTTTTATAGTGTGGTAGGAGGCTGGATTTTATCCTATCTCATCCGTTCGATAACAGGCGGCCTATCTGGTGCTGACTTTGGCGGTTTATTTAACGACATCATTGCGGATCCGATGGAAGTACTTATTGCGCAAGCAGCTTTCCTTGCGATTACCGTGTGGATTGTTCAAAGCGGAATCAAAGGCGGAATTGAGCGTGCAAGCCGATGGATGATGCCTTTATTATTCATCTTTTTCATCTTGCTTGCTGTCAGGTCTCTTACACTTGAAGGGGCTATGGAAGGGATTCGTTTCTTATTCGTTCCAGATTGGAGTTACCTGACTGGTAAAACAGTTCTCTTGGCACTCGGTCAGGCATTCTTCTCACTGAGCGTCGGTGTAACAGCAATGATGACCTATGCTTCTTATTTGCAAAAAGAAGAGCGACTCGGTCAATCTGCACTCAATGTGTCCATATTGAATATCGTCATCTCGCTGCTCGCGGGAATCGTCATTTTCCCTGCAGTGTTTGCGCTTGGCCAATCGCCAACTGAAGGACCTGGACTTATTTTTGTAGTGCTGCCTGCAATTTTCAATGAAATTCCATTCGGCGGGTTTTTCTTGATTGTCTTCTTCATTCTCATGTTATTTGCAACATTGACGTCGGCGATTGCAATGCTGGAGATTGTTGTTTCTACCGGAATTCGTCAGAAACATAATCAAAGAAAAAAAGCAGCCTGGATATTTGGAGCACTGATCTTTTTAGTCGGAATTCCGAGTGCATTGTCATTCGGAATTCTAGGTGACATTAAACTATTCGGCGGAACTATTTTCGATTTCGCAGATCTCATTACAAGTCGAATCGCCATGCCGCTTGGAGCGTTAGCGGTTTCAATTTTCGCTGGTTATGTGTTAAGCCAGAAAGACACAGCGGAAGAGTTAAATATGAATCCAACCATACATAGGATATGGAAAACCCTGGTACGATACATTGCTCCAGCTGCGATTGTCATCATTTTTGTGACATGGGTAATTGGATTGTAA